One window from the genome of Bradyrhizobium xenonodulans encodes:
- a CDS encoding alpha/beta hydrolase family protein → MEYAACSHKGGGLSSVRRRAAAFLDNLTGEENPGTIARQNSITKWTNIGDEQCLVGDFKARKGDSNEAAEARLCALTAFEVARRLLDENDPQCEEVAARIEAGIQCLEVAPANIERVKIASCDCTELLAYYVPAGNHDLPTPAVICISMEDESEATLLARLLPAATNRDMSLLVVSHRDVSNPARGLSQALLSSCLDYLSARPDVDAARIGVYGEGMSAALATDFAASDRRLAAAVCDGGLWHWTRMRASVVWMSRIADEPEDGMVSAHRSQLMRRLRCPVLVVTGGRGVVSVSEAMKLQTECIEERIDLDLAMPRMIKSSGGSIENFVTSDDCILGWLKQKLAFNAAPSSQQTDLPDINAQVLGP, encoded by the coding sequence ATGGAGTACGCTGCTTGCAGTCATAAAGGGGGCGGCCTCTCGTCAGTAAGGCGACGCGCCGCAGCGTTTCTAGACAATTTAACGGGAGAAGAAAACCCGGGAACTATAGCTCGCCAGAACTCGATCACCAAGTGGACAAACATCGGCGATGAACAATGTCTCGTCGGTGATTTTAAGGCAAGGAAAGGCGACAGCAACGAGGCGGCCGAGGCGCGACTATGTGCGCTAACTGCTTTTGAAGTGGCTAGGCGACTGCTTGATGAGAACGATCCTCAATGCGAGGAAGTGGCAGCCAGGATTGAAGCTGGAATCCAATGCCTTGAAGTGGCCCCGGCAAACATAGAGCGAGTAAAGATTGCAAGCTGCGATTGCACCGAACTTCTAGCCTATTATGTTCCTGCGGGTAATCATGATCTGCCGACCCCCGCAGTCATTTGCATCAGCATGGAAGACGAATCAGAAGCCACTCTGCTTGCAAGGCTTCTGCCCGCGGCAACTAATCGTGACATGTCGCTCCTCGTCGTATCTCACCGGGATGTCTCAAATCCCGCGCGAGGTCTTTCGCAGGCTTTGTTGTCGTCCTGCTTAGACTACCTCTCTGCTCGGCCCGACGTCGACGCCGCTCGGATCGGCGTCTATGGAGAAGGAATGTCCGCTGCTCTGGCTACCGACTTCGCCGCCTCTGACCGCCGTCTTGCTGCGGCGGTTTGCGATGGTGGCCTTTGGCATTGGACCCGCATGCGAGCGTCTGTCGTCTGGATGTCTAGAATTGCAGACGAACCGGAGGATGGAATGGTCTCGGCACATCGCTCACAATTGATGCGACGCTTGAGATGCCCAGTTCTCGTGGTCACGGGCGGGCGGGGCGTTGTTAGTGTGTCGGAGGCGATGAAGCTGCAGACCGAGTGTATTGAGGAGCGCATAGATCTGGATCTGGCCATGCCACGGATGATCAAAAGCTCTGGCGGATCCATCGAAAATTTCGTGACTTCCGACGATTGCATCCTCGGTTGGTTGAAGCAGAAGCTCGCGTTCAATGCAGCTCCGTCATCACAACAAACAGATCTGCCGGATATAAATGCGCAGGTTCTTGGTCCCTGA